The Carnobacterium mobile DSM 4848 genome includes a window with the following:
- a CDS encoding glycoside hydrolase family 2 TIM barrel-domain containing protein: protein MNTMDLQNPNRLSRNRLKSRSYFIPFADKSAALTDQRKNSTRIQLLNGSWKFHYAENPTDAPEGFYEERYDCDSWDTITVPSHWQLSGYGRPHYTNVAYPFPVDPPYIPNENPTGSYKRQFYISEDWEAQQVFLRFEGVDNSFHLWINGHEAGFSKGSRLPAEFDITPYLKTGKNELSVRVYQWSDSTYIEDQDMWWLSGIFRDVYLIARPQATIEDFYIEAALDEQYADGLLTVNLKFDGTVLEQLKYRKVIYTLLDSRQQVVQGISGELNELQQQNEIKAVIQKPLKWTAETPHLYQILLTVTDEKGEVLEVITHKIGFRTIEIKNGLFMVNNVPIKFKGVNRHDNHPDLGRAVTLKDMEKDIQLMKQGNINAVRSAHYPNDPRFYALCDVYGLYVMNEADLETHGFEIVGNVDFLSDDPRWEDAYIDRMERMVERDKNHPSIVLWSLGNESGAGCNHEAMASWLHQRYPAFLIHHEGATKQLFEAEQYDLDSPISAVNSTMYTEIDRLEQLGSAANHQKPHILCEYGHAMGNGPGALKEYWELFYRYPRMQGGFVWEWSDHGLRQYTQTGEEFFAYGGDFGDQPNDHNFVIDGLVQPDRNPSPAYYELKKVMQPIIVEAADLEKGIFLIINRYDFQKLDHLLLSWSIRVEKTSLQSGCMPIKGIEPGKSKEIVIPLETLSSLADPFNDVWVDMQFITTGQTKWSAQGHEVAFEQFKIKQHERSKKTETIDGRSAFAHHTIPLTSRETKTIFELKGTNFVMSFDKVNGTLVSWMYENRSLMEKGPKLNFWRAMTNNDHRSEKMWKDYGLHWLQQRTDTFEWRFLNNQTAAEITITQRIGPPTLAWGIEAEVVYTVMHSGEISIQVKGEPTGEHPATFPRIGFELILPERFDQVTWNGRGPRETYSDTKEAGRFGIYENSIDELGFSYIYPQENGNRSDVEWLRITDERESGLWITGNKPFNFSARHYTQKNLDEAQHTYDLKKTKEVYLYLDKQQHGIGSASCGPDVLEKYRSAAERFCFDLVLRPFND, encoded by the coding sequence ATGAACACAATGGACCTTCAAAATCCCAATCGATTAAGCCGAAACCGTTTAAAAAGCCGATCTTATTTTATTCCGTTTGCAGACAAATCGGCAGCATTAACGGATCAAAGAAAGAATTCTACTCGCATCCAACTATTGAATGGCAGCTGGAAGTTTCATTATGCTGAGAATCCAACTGATGCACCAGAGGGTTTTTATGAAGAAAGGTACGATTGTGATTCATGGGATACCATTACAGTACCTTCTCATTGGCAATTAAGCGGGTACGGACGTCCGCATTATACAAACGTAGCGTATCCGTTTCCTGTAGATCCGCCTTACATTCCAAATGAAAATCCTACAGGCAGTTATAAACGTCAATTTTATATTTCAGAAGATTGGGAAGCTCAGCAAGTTTTTCTGCGTTTTGAAGGAGTCGACAATAGTTTTCATCTTTGGATCAACGGACACGAAGCAGGGTTCAGCAAAGGCAGCCGCTTGCCGGCAGAATTCGATATTACTCCTTATTTAAAAACAGGAAAAAACGAACTATCCGTAAGGGTTTATCAATGGTCTGATTCTACTTACATAGAAGATCAAGATATGTGGTGGTTAAGCGGGATTTTTAGAGATGTCTATTTAATAGCAAGGCCTCAAGCTACCATCGAGGATTTTTATATTGAAGCTGCTCTTGATGAACAGTACGCTGACGGGCTGCTGACTGTTAACTTGAAGTTTGATGGAACTGTGCTGGAGCAATTAAAATACCGTAAAGTAATCTATACATTATTAGACAGCCGTCAGCAAGTTGTGCAAGGAATATCCGGTGAATTAAACGAACTCCAGCAGCAAAACGAGATCAAAGCTGTTATTCAAAAACCTTTAAAATGGACAGCAGAAACACCTCATTTGTATCAAATTCTATTGACAGTGACCGACGAAAAAGGAGAAGTATTAGAAGTAATAACACACAAAATAGGATTTCGAACGATTGAAATAAAAAACGGTCTTTTTATGGTCAATAATGTGCCGATAAAATTCAAAGGAGTCAACCGGCACGATAATCATCCTGACCTGGGCCGAGCGGTTACTCTTAAAGACATGGAAAAAGATATCCAATTGATGAAACAAGGCAATATCAATGCTGTTCGTTCGGCACATTATCCTAACGATCCTCGTTTTTATGCTTTATGTGATGTATATGGATTATATGTCATGAATGAAGCCGATTTGGAAACTCACGGATTTGAGATCGTCGGCAATGTCGATTTCTTAAGTGACGATCCGAGATGGGAAGATGCTTATATCGATCGGATGGAACGCATGGTTGAACGAGACAAAAACCATCCTTCAATCGTATTATGGTCTCTGGGAAATGAATCAGGAGCCGGCTGCAACCATGAAGCAATGGCAAGTTGGCTTCATCAAAGATACCCTGCTTTTTTGATCCACCATGAAGGCGCTACAAAACAATTGTTTGAAGCAGAACAATACGATTTAGACTCGCCGATTTCCGCTGTGAACTCAACAATGTATACCGAAATTGATCGATTAGAACAATTAGGATCAGCCGCTAACCATCAAAAGCCGCATATTTTATGCGAATACGGACATGCAATGGGAAATGGGCCAGGAGCATTAAAAGAATATTGGGAATTATTTTATCGTTACCCAAGAATGCAAGGCGGATTTGTGTGGGAATGGTCTGATCATGGGTTAAGACAATATACTCAAACAGGTGAAGAATTTTTTGCATATGGCGGCGACTTTGGAGACCAGCCAAATGACCATAACTTTGTGATTGATGGACTGGTTCAGCCGGATCGCAATCCATCTCCGGCATATTATGAATTGAAAAAAGTAATGCAGCCGATAATAGTTGAGGCTGCTGATCTCGAAAAGGGCATATTTTTGATTATCAATCGATATGATTTTCAAAAATTAGATCATTTATTGTTGTCATGGTCTATCCGAGTAGAAAAAACTAGTCTGCAAAGCGGCTGCATGCCGATCAAAGGGATTGAACCTGGCAAATCAAAAGAAATTGTGATCCCATTAGAGACGTTGAGCAGTTTAGCAGATCCATTCAACGACGTATGGGTCGATATGCAGTTTATTACAACGGGCCAGACGAAGTGGTCTGCGCAAGGACATGAAGTAGCATTTGAACAGTTTAAAATCAAGCAACATGAGAGAAGTAAAAAGACGGAAACGATAGACGGTCGATCAGCATTTGCACATCATACAATTCCCTTAACCAGTCGAGAGACGAAAACCATTTTTGAGTTAAAAGGAACAAATTTTGTAATGTCTTTTGATAAAGTGAATGGAACGCTGGTTTCTTGGATGTATGAGAATCGATCGTTAATGGAAAAGGGACCAAAATTAAATTTTTGGCGGGCAATGACGAATAATGATCACCGTTCTGAAAAGATGTGGAAAGATTACGGTTTGCATTGGCTGCAGCAAAGAACCGACACTTTTGAGTGGCGATTCTTGAACAATCAGACAGCAGCTGAAATCACTATTACCCAGCGGATAGGACCGCCGACTCTTGCTTGGGGGATAGAGGCGGAAGTTGTTTATACAGTGATGCACTCAGGAGAAATCAGTATTCAAGTAAAAGGCGAACCAACAGGTGAGCATCCAGCGACATTTCCGCGAATCGGATTCGAACTGATCTTACCGGAAAGATTTGATCAAGTGACATGGAACGGCAGAGGGCCAAGAGAAACTTACTCGGATACAAAAGAAGCTGGCCGCTTTGGAATCTACGAAAATTCCATAGATGAACTGGGTTTTTCTTACATTTATCCGCAAGAAAACGGCAATCGCTCAGATGTCGAATGGTTGAGGATAACAGATGAAAGAGAAAGCGGCTTATGGATTACTGGAAATAAACCGTTTAATTTCAGTGCTAGACACTATACACAAAAGAACCTTGATGAAGCTCAACATACTTATGACTTAAAGAAAACAAAAGAAGTTTATCTTTATTTGGATAAACAGCAGCATGGAATTGGTTCAGCAAGCTGCGGTCCTGATGTTTTAGAAAAATATCGATCAGCAGCTGAAAGATTTTGCTTTGATTTGGTATTGCGGCCTTTTAATGATTAA
- a CDS encoding ABC transporter permease yields MKKKKKGFLYHLNRNKAMLFMALPGTIWLIFFFYIPVAGNVVAFKDFRFIEDGGFWGSISQSKWVGFDNFKFLFSSSNAYIITRNTILYNVTFIIAGLLLAVSIAVIVSQLRSKKMIKIYQTSMLLPYFLSWVIISYFVYAFLSPDKGLANSIIASQGGTPISWYSDPTYWPYILVFLGIWKGVGYSSVIYFAAIMGIEPAYYEAAEIDGASKWQQIKHVTLPHLVPLVTILTIMSVGGIFKADFGLFYQIPRNAGALYNVTSVLDTYIYNGLASSGDIGMTTAAGLYQSVVGFVLVMITNLIVRRFDEESALF; encoded by the coding sequence ATGAAAAAGAAAAAAAAGGGGTTTTTGTATCATTTAAATAGAAATAAAGCGATGTTGTTTATGGCACTGCCCGGAACGATTTGGTTGATTTTCTTTTTCTACATTCCTGTAGCAGGAAACGTAGTCGCTTTTAAAGACTTCAGATTTATTGAAGACGGCGGATTTTGGGGAAGTATCAGTCAAAGCAAATGGGTAGGATTTGATAATTTTAAATTTTTATTTTCTTCTTCAAATGCCTACATCATTACCAGAAATACGATCTTATACAACGTGACATTCATCATAGCAGGGTTACTCTTGGCAGTCAGTATTGCCGTTATCGTCAGTCAATTGCGTTCTAAAAAGATGATCAAAATTTACCAAACATCTATGTTGCTTCCGTACTTCCTTTCATGGGTTATTATAAGTTACTTTGTATACGCTTTCCTAAGCCCGGATAAAGGATTAGCCAATTCGATCATTGCAAGTCAAGGAGGCACACCGATCAGCTGGTATTCTGACCCAACGTATTGGCCGTATATTTTAGTGTTCTTGGGTATTTGGAAAGGCGTCGGATACAGCAGTGTGATTTACTTTGCAGCTATCATGGGAATCGAACCGGCTTATTATGAAGCAGCTGAGATCGACGGTGCTAGCAAATGGCAGCAGATCAAACATGTTACTTTGCCTCACTTAGTTCCTTTGGTCACTATTTTAACCATTATGAGTGTCGGCGGTATTTTTAAAGCAGACTTTGGTTTGTTTTATCAAATTCCTCGGAATGCAGGTGCGCTTTATAACGTTACTTCTGTCTTGGATACTTATATCTATAATGGTTTAGCATCAAGCGGAGACATTGGGATGACCACAGCAGCCGGATTGTATCAATCTGTTGTAGGGTTTGTTTTAGTTATGATCACCAATTTGATCGTACGCCGTTTTGATGAAGAATCAGCATTATTCTAG
- a CDS encoding carbohydrate ABC transporter permease: MQAEDTYIKEQEQSKDTEKKKKKHINSVNYKGFGKKTNIFFNILIGIFAFSCVFPFIFIVILSFSDETAMVVNGYQLIPETWSFDGYRYLAQMGDQILQALFVTVFVTVVGTLINTTLTSSYAYAISRKDFKFRKFFTMFALVTMLFSAGLVPGYIVMTSLLGLKDTIWALILPMAMSPFNIIVMRTFFIRSVPPAIIESARIDGAGELRTFWKIVLPLAVPGIATISLFAAIGFWNDWFNALLYIQSDNLMPLQYVLMQIQSNIEFMIENAGMSSMIGTAGIPKEATRMAMVVISTLPIALSYPFFQKYFISGLTIGGVKE, translated from the coding sequence ATGCAAGCTGAAGACACGTATATTAAAGAACAAGAACAAAGCAAAGACACAGAAAAGAAAAAGAAAAAACACATTAATTCTGTTAACTACAAAGGATTTGGAAAGAAAACGAATATCTTTTTTAACATCTTGATTGGAATATTTGCTTTTTCCTGTGTGTTTCCTTTTATCTTCATTGTGATTCTATCATTTAGTGATGAGACCGCAATGGTTGTTAATGGGTATCAATTGATTCCTGAAACATGGAGTTTTGACGGATACCGCTACTTAGCTCAGATGGGCGATCAAATTCTTCAAGCTCTTTTCGTTACCGTTTTTGTTACCGTTGTCGGCACACTGATCAATACGACATTAACTTCTTCATATGCTTACGCTATTTCACGTAAAGATTTTAAATTCCGTAAATTCTTTACCATGTTTGCGCTAGTAACCATGTTGTTTAGTGCAGGACTAGTACCAGGTTATATCGTGATGACGAGTTTATTAGGATTGAAAGATACGATTTGGGCATTGATTTTGCCAATGGCAATGAGTCCTTTCAACATCATAGTGATGCGTACTTTCTTTATTCGTTCGGTCCCGCCTGCGATTATTGAGTCTGCTCGAATTGATGGAGCAGGAGAACTAAGAACATTTTGGAAAATTGTTTTGCCGCTAGCCGTGCCGGGAATTGCAACAATCAGTTTATTTGCAGCTATCGGTTTTTGGAATGACTGGTTCAACGCATTGCTGTATATTCAAAGCGATAATTTGATGCCGCTGCAATATGTATTGATGCAGATTCAAAGCAATATCGAATTTATGATTGAAAATGCTGGTATGAGTTCCATGATCGGAACTGCTGGTATCCCGAAAGAAGCCACAAGAATGGCAATGGTTGTTATTTCTACACTTCCAATCGCATTAAGCTACCCATTCTTCCAAAAATACTTTATCAGCGGATTGACTATCGGCGGAGTGAAAGAATAG
- a CDS encoding ABC transporter substrate-binding protein, translating into MKINFKKTLVRGAVALLCGAALVGCGKLASGDSKESESKNTGGDKDTVLMYQVGVAPENLDELMEIANKRIEDEIGVRLKIQYIGWGDYEKKMSVITSSGENYDIAFASDYLNNAQKGAYADLTELSKEFAPETMEQLDEAYIKGNTIDGKLYAIPVNANVYAQQMFTFNPTFLDKYDMDISKVSKLTDLEPFLQTIKDNEPGVVPLTAGSGWRIEKDIDFLIGNNVPLGIDLNGDLTKLINPYEEGDGLLPQLDTMHDYYKKGFVPADAATSQTAYNTDEDTWFVRAETQGPYDYGDYLLQRITGKDIQSKPFTKPAKTVAQARMANFVISNNSKKKEESMKVLNLLNTDPELLNGLVYGVEGRNWEKTDEEGRVRLLEGYQDPKSGYMSAWNLANNAILYIDEAVTDEQIEYKEKSIKEAEESPLLGFNFVTDKVKTEITNVNNVAAQYTAGLQTGSVDPKKVVPEYLEKLKEAGLDKIQEEAQKQFDEFNANK; encoded by the coding sequence ATGAAGATCAATTTTAAGAAGACATTGGTTAGAGGAGCTGTTGCTCTTTTATGCGGAGCAGCTCTAGTCGGGTGTGGTAAATTAGCATCTGGCGATAGCAAGGAAAGCGAAAGCAAAAACACCGGCGGAGACAAAGACACTGTTTTGATGTACCAAGTCGGAGTAGCACCAGAAAATCTTGACGAATTAATGGAAATTGCCAACAAACGAATTGAAGATGAAATCGGCGTCCGCTTGAAGATCCAATACATCGGTTGGGGTGACTATGAGAAGAAAATGAGTGTCATTACTTCTTCTGGAGAAAATTACGATATCGCTTTTGCCAGTGATTACTTAAACAATGCTCAAAAAGGGGCGTATGCCGATTTAACAGAATTATCTAAAGAATTTGCACCTGAAACAATGGAACAATTAGATGAAGCATACATCAAAGGAAATACAATTGATGGAAAACTTTATGCTATACCCGTAAATGCAAACGTTTATGCACAACAAATGTTTACGTTTAACCCAACGTTCTTAGATAAATACGATATGGATATTTCTAAAGTCAGCAAATTAACAGATTTAGAGCCTTTCTTGCAAACAATTAAAGACAATGAACCTGGTGTTGTACCTTTAACTGCAGGTTCAGGCTGGAGAATCGAAAAAGACATCGATTTCTTGATCGGCAACAATGTGCCGCTTGGTATCGATTTAAATGGAGACCTTACAAAATTGATCAATCCATATGAAGAAGGCGACGGCTTATTGCCGCAACTGGATACTATGCACGATTACTACAAAAAAGGCTTTGTCCCTGCTGATGCAGCTACTAGCCAAACAGCTTACAACACAGATGAAGATACTTGGTTCGTAAGAGCTGAAACACAAGGACCTTACGATTACGGCGATTACTTGCTGCAACGTATTACTGGAAAAGATATTCAATCAAAACCTTTTACTAAACCAGCAAAAACAGTAGCACAAGCACGGATGGCAAATTTTGTTATCTCAAACAACTCTAAGAAAAAAGAAGAATCCATGAAAGTCTTGAACTTGCTGAACACAGATCCAGAATTGTTAAATGGTTTGGTTTATGGTGTTGAAGGCAGAAACTGGGAAAAAACCGATGAAGAAGGACGTGTACGCTTATTGGAAGGGTACCAAGATCCTAAGAGCGGCTACATGTCAGCATGGAACTTAGCGAATAACGCGATTCTTTACATTGATGAAGCTGTAACAGACGAACAAATCGAATACAAAGAAAAATCTATTAAAGAAGCAGAAGAATCTCCATTACTAGGATTCAACTTTGTAACGGACAAAGTTAAAACAGAAATCACCAACGTAAATAATGTAGCAGCTCAATACACTGCTGGGTTGCAAACAGGCAGTGTTGATCCTAAGAAAGTTGTACCTGAGTACCTAGAAAAATTAAAAGAAGCTGGATTGGATAAAATCCAAGAAGAAGCACAAAAACAATTTGACGAATTCAATGCAAATAAATAA
- a CDS encoding GH92 family glycosyl hydrolase, with amino-acid sequence MLEVIDTRQGTNNDRNFSNGNTLPYTGVPFGMNHYAVQTANEDSWFFNPYHRVFQGIRLSHQPSPWMGDFCPIVITPIAGNDCSNDILSYQSSYRPEESVFSPHYLKVKQLRYNIITELTPSERGCRIKVTYRSEKQAGIVFHVPGENSWLRVEPTTSTVSGFVNYAAGSHDPEFGMYFTIHFDQVVDAEVSGLFETEEGKQLIVYFEGAAHQTVQASLATSFISQEQAQLNHNREIADSFEAQKLAAEKMWNKYLGKITVSHKNQEYVKTFYTCLYRMFLFPQKFYELNEAELPIHYDTTAKAVKPGYLYTNNGFWDTYKTVYPLYSIIAPGEYQEILAGILTSYNESGFLPKWLSPDERGMMPGTLVDAVIADAAVKGLLSKAEIAEFLEAMVKTATVTSGNSVYGRLGIVEYDQLGYVSTLVPESVNQTLDYAYSDFCISQTAALLENQQETAEQFKRSSLNYRNLFDSETGFMRGKDSKGIFRADFSAERWGFDYTEGSAWQNSFGVYHNFQDLIDSYESETAFLNRLTELCNTSPSFEVGSYGFEIHEMSEVAAIDYGQLALSNQPSFHIPYLFNYVGKPASAQVVVKQLMTRLFNSGFEGFPGDEDNGSMSGWFVFSSMGFYPVTPGSGEYVLGIPLFDEVSIQLSNGKMWEIETLNNTPQANFVTKVEKNQQDYKKLFLTHDDLVKGGEFTVHLGVAPVYRDYLKAERPFSLKNQ; translated from the coding sequence ATGTTAGAAGTGATCGATACAAGACAAGGTACAAACAATGATCGTAATTTTTCGAATGGCAATACATTGCCTTATACAGGAGTTCCTTTTGGAATGAATCATTATGCTGTGCAAACAGCAAATGAAGACAGCTGGTTTTTTAATCCTTACCATCGCGTGTTTCAAGGGATTCGCTTATCTCATCAGCCTAGTCCATGGATGGGGGATTTTTGTCCGATAGTGATCACACCGATTGCAGGAAACGACTGTTCAAATGATATTCTTTCTTATCAAAGTTCTTATCGGCCCGAAGAATCGGTATTTAGCCCGCATTATTTGAAAGTTAAACAATTGCGATACAATATTATTACAGAGCTGACTCCTAGTGAACGCGGTTGTCGCATAAAGGTTACATACCGGTCTGAAAAACAAGCAGGAATCGTTTTTCATGTGCCCGGGGAAAATAGCTGGCTAAGAGTGGAACCGACAACCAGTACAGTCAGCGGATTTGTTAATTATGCTGCCGGCAGCCATGACCCTGAATTTGGAATGTATTTTACGATTCATTTTGATCAGGTTGTTGACGCTGAAGTCAGCGGTCTTTTTGAAACAGAAGAAGGCAAGCAATTGATAGTATATTTTGAAGGAGCTGCTCATCAGACGGTCCAAGCGAGCTTAGCAACTTCTTTTATCAGCCAAGAACAAGCACAGTTAAATCATAACCGAGAGATAGCGGATTCGTTTGAAGCACAAAAGTTAGCTGCTGAAAAAATGTGGAATAAGTATTTAGGAAAAATCACGGTTTCGCATAAAAATCAAGAATACGTCAAAACGTTTTATACTTGTCTCTATCGGATGTTTTTATTTCCGCAAAAATTTTATGAATTAAATGAAGCAGAGTTGCCGATCCATTATGATACGACAGCAAAAGCAGTAAAGCCGGGTTACTTATATACCAATAATGGGTTTTGGGACACATACAAAACCGTTTATCCTTTATATTCAATCATTGCACCTGGTGAATATCAAGAGATTTTAGCCGGTATCTTAACATCTTATAACGAAAGTGGCTTTTTGCCCAAGTGGCTTTCTCCTGATGAACGCGGAATGATGCCCGGTACATTGGTGGACGCCGTGATTGCAGATGCTGCAGTGAAAGGGCTGTTGTCTAAAGCAGAAATAGCTGAGTTTCTGGAAGCCATGGTAAAAACGGCAACAGTTACAAGCGGAAACTCAGTATACGGCCGGCTTGGAATTGTAGAATATGATCAATTGGGCTATGTTTCGACACTTGTACCCGAGAGTGTAAATCAAACATTGGATTATGCTTACAGTGACTTTTGTATCAGTCAAACTGCTGCTCTGCTGGAAAACCAACAGGAAACAGCAGAACAATTCAAACGGTCTTCTTTAAACTATCGAAACTTATTTGACTCAGAAACTGGTTTTATGCGCGGGAAAGATTCAAAAGGAATTTTCAGAGCTGACTTTTCTGCAGAACGTTGGGGATTTGACTATACAGAAGGAAGCGCTTGGCAAAATAGCTTCGGTGTTTATCATAACTTCCAAGACTTGATCGACAGTTACGAAAGCGAAACAGCTTTTTTAAACCGGCTGACAGAATTGTGCAACACTTCTCCTTCATTTGAGGTCGGCAGTTATGGATTTGAAATTCATGAAATGAGCGAAGTCGCCGCAATCGATTACGGACAATTAGCCCTTTCTAATCAGCCCAGCTTTCACATTCCTTACTTGTTTAACTATGTCGGGAAACCAGCATCTGCTCAGGTCGTCGTCAAACAATTGATGACCCGGTTGTTCAACAGCGGTTTTGAAGGGTTTCCCGGAGATGAAGACAACGGCAGCATGTCTGGCTGGTTCGTCTTTAGTTCCATGGGCTTTTATCCCGTAACTCCCGGAAGCGGAGAATATGTTTTAGGGATCCCGCTTTTTGATGAAGTGAGCATTCAGCTGTCAAACGGGAAGATGTGGGAAATCGAAACATTGAATAATACACCACAAGCTAACTTTGTTACTAAAGTTGAAAAAAACCAGCAAGACTATAAAAAATTGTTTTTGACTCATGATGA